The DNA sequence CCCGGGCAACCTGCTCGAGCAGCGGCAGCATGTCCTTCATCACGCTGAGCTTCTTCTCGTGGATGAGGATCAGCGCGTCCTCGAGCACCACCTCCATCCGCTCCGCATTGGTCACGAAGTAGGGCGAGAGGTACCCGCGGTCGAACTGCATTCCCTCGACCACCTCGAGGGTCGTCTCCATCGCCTTGGCCTCTTCGACCGTGATGACGCCGTCCTTGCCGACCTTGTCCATGGCCTCGGCGATCAAGTTCCCGATCGCCTTGTCGTTGTTCGCGGCGATCGTGGCGACCTGGGCGATCTCCTTCTGGTCCTTGGTGGCCTTGGACATGTGCTTCAGCTCCTCGACCACCATGTCGACCGCCTGCTCGATCCCCCGCTTCAGGCCCATCGGGTTCGCGCCGGCCGTCACGTTCTTGAGCCCCCCGCGGAAGATGGCCTGCGCGAGCACCGTCGCGGTCGTCGTCCCGTCACCCGCGATGTCGGAGGTCTTGGCGGCCACTTCCCTCAGCATCTGCGCGCCCATGTTCTCGGCGGGATCCTTGAGCTCGATCTCCTTGGCGACGGTCACGCCGTCCTTGGTGATGGTGGGGCTGCCGTACTTCTTGTCGATGACGACGTTCCGTCCCTTCGGCCCGAGCGTCACCTTGACGGCACGGGCCATGATGTTGACCCCGCGCAAGACTGCGGCGCGGGCTTCCTCGTTGAACAGGAGCTGCTTAGGCATGGGTGCGTTCCTCCCGGGTGTGGGCGAATGGTCGAGGGCGGCCGGGCCGCTCGCTTAGGAGCCGAGGATGCCGAGGACGTCCTCCTCCTTCATGATGAGGTACTCGTGGCCGTCCAGCTTGACCTCGCTGCCGGAGTACTTGCCGAAGAGGATCCGATCGCCCGCCTTCACCGCCACGGGGAGCGTCTTGCCGCCCTCGGTCACCTTCCCGGTCCCGACGGCGATCACCTTGCCCTCCTGCGGCTTCTCCTTGGCGGTATCGGGGATGATGATGTTGCCGTGCTTGTCCTCCTGCTCCTCGAGACGCTTGACGAGCACGTGGTCATGGAGCGGGCGCAGCTTCATCTGGTGCGTTGCGTGAGCCATGGCGGATGCCTCCCTTGCTGCCCGGTGTGGTGCGCGCGGCTGGTGGAATTGTCCAGCGGCGATAGTGTACCACTGAAATAGTACACTGTGACAAAATTGTTATGATGTACTATTGGGTCATAGAGTATGAAGACCGCGATGAATCTCACGATAGACGGGCACAGCCCGCTTCCGATCCGCCGGCAGCTGACGGAGCAGCTCAAGCACGTCATCGAGAGCGGCGGCGTCGCGCGGGGCGAGGCCCTGCCCAGCATCAGGGAGCTGGCCGGCTTCCTCGCCATCAACACCAATACGGTTGCGCGCGTCATCGAGGATCTCAAGCGGAGCGGCTACGTGGAGGCTCGGCGGGGGGCGGGCGTGTTCGTGGCCTCGGCGCCGCCTGCCCGCCCCTCGTCTCACCTCCGCCAGGGCTTCTTGCGAGATACGGTGATCAGGGCGGCGGCCCTCGGGATGACCGCCGACGACGTCGCGGTGGGCGTTCTGAGCGTGGCCGGCGTCCGGCCCGCCGCCGTCCAGGGGGCCGTGGACGTTCTCCTCGTGGAATGCAGCCCGCCGGAGCTCGACTTCCTTGCCGGGCAACTCGAGGCCCACCTCCCGGTCCGCGTCGACAGGGTGCTCCTCGGCGAGCTGGCGGCGGTCGCGCGGCGGCAGAAGCCAGACGGTCGCTGGCGGGCCGCGGTCACGAGCTTCTGCCATCTCCCTGAGGTGGAGCGGCTCCTGAGCGGCAGAGGCGTCCCGGTGATCGCGCTCCTCGCCGAGGCGCATCTCGAGACCCTCCACCGCCTGGCCCAGATGCCGGCGGGGACACGGGTGGGCGTGGCCTCCGCCGCCGCGGAGGCGGCTCACAACCTGGAGCACTCGATCGCGAACGCCGGCCTGCCGAACATCGCGCTGGTCGGGGC is a window from the Candidatus Rokuibacteriota bacterium genome containing:
- the groES gene encoding co-chaperone GroES, with amino-acid sequence MKLRPLHDHVLVKRLEEQEDKHGNIIIPDTAKEKPQEGKVIAVGTGKVTEGGKTLPVAVKAGDRILFGKYSGSEVKLDGHEYLIMKEEDVLGILGS
- a CDS encoding GntR family transcriptional regulator; this encodes MNLTIDGHSPLPIRRQLTEQLKHVIESGGVARGEALPSIRELAGFLAINTNTVARVIEDLKRSGYVEARRGAGVFVASAPPARPSSHLRQGFLRDTVIRAAALGMTADDVAVGVLSVAGVRPAAVQGAVDVLLVECSPPELDFLAGQLEAHLPVRVDRVLLGELAAVARRQKPDGRWRAAVTSFCHLPEVERLLSGRGVPVIALLAEAHLETLHRLAQMPAGTRVGVASAAAEAAHNLEHSIANAGLPNIALVGACPAEGVALGRLLRRVDVIVCSTSAAERVRGLAGDAVQVMIDDRALDQRAVEMLAALLVRQDGDRPAAAASPDQRGLSPRRQGRRYPMAISKKASLRRTSPEREAAGERAATRSAQRQKAAGAAASETQNVRQFAKTRMAAIRAHTQARGQRRQAQRDSR
- the groEL gene encoding chaperonin GroEL yields the protein MPKQLLFNEEARAAVLRGVNIMARAVKVTLGPKGRNVVIDKKYGSPTITKDGVTVAKEIELKDPAENMGAQMLREVAAKTSDIAGDGTTTATVLAQAIFRGGLKNVTAGANPMGLKRGIEQAVDMVVEELKHMSKATKDQKEIAQVATIAANNDKAIGNLIAEAMDKVGKDGVITVEEAKAMETTLEVVEGMQFDRGYLSPYFVTNAERMEVVLEDALILIHEKKLSVMKDMLPLLEQVARAGKPLLIIAEDLEGEALATLVVNKLRGTLACCAVKAPGFGDRRKAMLEDIATVSGGKAITEDLGIKL